A region from the Acyrthosiphon pisum isolate AL4f chromosome A1, pea_aphid_22Mar2018_4r6ur, whole genome shotgun sequence genome encodes:
- the LOC100571901 gene encoding probable D-2-hydroxyglutarate dehydrogenase, mitochondrial — MPIVHCVCRLTGDGNLHLNVVTSQRNEELARMIEPFIYKWTSKYRGSVSAEHGIGLAKTQFLEQTKSKSAIDLMRSLKNTMDPKCILNPYKVIPALAASDQ, encoded by the coding sequence ATGCCTATTGTTCATTGTGTGTGTCGTCTTACAGGTGACGGTAATTTGCATCTAAACGTGGTAACATCACAAAGAAACGAAGAACTGGCTCGCATGATCGAGCCGTTCATTTACAAGTGGACGTCCAAGTACCGCGGAAGTGTCAGCGCCGAGCACGGGATCGGTTTGGCAAAAACGCAATTCCTGGAGCAAACGAAGAGTAAGTCGGCCATCGACCTTATGCGGAGTCTGAAAAATACCATGGACCCAAAGTGTATACTGAACCCTTACAAAGTGATCCCGGCCTTGGCGGCCAGCGATCAGTAA